In Deinococcus maricopensis DSM 21211, one genomic interval encodes:
- a CDS encoding RCC1 domain-containing protein, whose product MRRLPPLLFTTLALTLAACSQPTTAPAPSGTTALTLTAPFATLGKQALPTDPSGASTVTAIIVKVRDAHGQLVHFNGQNVYQPDGAQDTLTLTTATPTAQVLLPRGTYTFENVGRTNVEGTFLAYGTNASVDITTTPTLKLDIHALADAAQTTFVDKLGWTSVVTQDVLDLRLKVMNAEGTLVPTTDFDAPTYEIVDADGQPLSGVANVLPGSSKLGARVQAIGTTSTSELFVKASVQAWQANGPDTATKFTLSKTFRIPFAKLGLSADMHAPKVTSNNLGDVTANQTYTLTGTATDDSGNVASVRVYDGVALIGSTDSTEFGQNGVGEITFTDGTWTLPWTATYTGTPDITVIAADKAGNEGRQQALQFVKSFPATSFWHNVALKADGTVAAWGHNGYGQTNVPEGLTDVVMTAAGWYHSLALKRDGTVVQWGSEGTQSVPANLTDVVSIAGGYNFSLALKADGTVVQWGSNQYGTPPEGLTDVVAIAAGGYHALALKKDGTVVGWGADWNGQVSPSAGLTDVVAIAAGYEHSVAIKKDGTVVAWGNNSYGLVDGAAGLTDVVGISAGIWHTLALKKDGTVVAWGNNSYGLVDGAAGLTDVVAISAGYWHNLALKKDGTIVAWGDNRYRQTNVPAGPYLIP is encoded by the coding sequence ATGCGTCGCCTTCCCCCCCTGCTCTTCACCACCCTCGCGCTGACCCTCGCGGCCTGCAGCCAGCCCACCACCGCCCCCGCCCCGAGCGGCACCACCGCCCTGACCCTCACGGCCCCCTTCGCCACCCTCGGCAAACAGGCCCTCCCCACCGACCCCAGCGGCGCCAGCACCGTCACCGCCATCATCGTCAAGGTCCGGGACGCCCACGGTCAGCTCGTCCACTTCAACGGCCAGAACGTCTACCAGCCGGACGGCGCCCAGGACACCCTCACCCTCACCACCGCCACCCCCACCGCCCAGGTCCTGCTGCCGCGCGGCACGTACACCTTCGAGAACGTCGGCAGAACCAACGTGGAAGGCACCTTCCTCGCGTACGGCACCAACGCCAGCGTGGACATCACCACCACCCCCACCCTCAAACTCGACATCCACGCGCTCGCTGACGCCGCCCAGACGACCTTCGTCGACAAGCTCGGCTGGACCAGCGTCGTCACCCAGGACGTCCTCGACCTCCGCCTCAAGGTCATGAACGCCGAAGGCACCCTGGTGCCCACCACCGACTTCGACGCGCCCACCTACGAAATCGTCGACGCCGACGGCCAACCGCTCAGCGGCGTCGCCAACGTCCTGCCCGGCAGCAGCAAACTCGGCGCGCGCGTGCAGGCCATCGGCACCACCAGCACCAGCGAACTGTTCGTGAAAGCCAGCGTGCAGGCCTGGCAGGCCAACGGCCCGGACACCGCCACGAAATTCACGCTCAGCAAAACCTTCCGCATTCCGTTCGCCAAACTCGGCCTGAGCGCCGACATGCACGCCCCCAAAGTGACGTCCAACAACCTGGGCGACGTCACCGCGAACCAGACGTACACCCTCACCGGCACCGCCACGGACGACAGCGGCAACGTGGCGAGCGTCCGCGTGTACGACGGCGTGGCCCTGATCGGCAGCACCGACAGCACCGAATTCGGCCAGAACGGCGTCGGCGAAATCACCTTCACGGACGGCACCTGGACGCTCCCCTGGACGGCCACGTACACCGGCACGCCCGACATCACCGTCATCGCCGCCGACAAGGCCGGCAACGAAGGCCGCCAGCAGGCGCTGCAGTTCGTCAAGAGCTTCCCCGCCACGAGCTTCTGGCATAACGTGGCCCTGAAAGCGGACGGCACCGTCGCCGCTTGGGGTCACAACGGTTACGGTCAGACAAACGTTCCTGAAGGCCTGACCGATGTCGTGATGACCGCGGCCGGCTGGTACCACAGCCTCGCGCTCAAGCGTGATGGCACAGTCGTTCAGTGGGGGTCCGAAGGCACTCAAAGCGTGCCGGCAAACCTGACGGACGTGGTGTCCATTGCGGGTGGCTATAACTTCAGCCTGGCGCTGAAAGCGGACGGAACCGTTGTCCAGTGGGGCTCCAACCAATACGGCACCCCTCCCGAGGGGCTCACGGACGTCGTGGCGATCGCCGCAGGGGGATACCACGCTCTGGCGCTGAAGAAGGACGGCACGGTCGTTGGCTGGGGGGCCGACTGGAACGGTCAGGTAAGCCCTTCTGCAGGCCTCACGGACGTCGTGGCGATCGCTGCAGGTTATGAGCATAGCGTAGCGATCAAGAAGGACGGCACGGTCGTCGCCTGGGGTAACAACTCTTACGGTCTGGTCGATGGTGCGGCAGGCCTTACAGACGTTGTGGGAATCTCGGCAGGGATCTGGCACACCCTGGCCCTCAAGAAGGACGGCACGGTCGTCGCCTGGGGTAACAACTCTTACGGTCTGGTCGATGGTGCGGCAGGCCTCACGGACGTCGTGGCGATCTCCGCAGGCTACTGGCACAACCTGGCCCTCAAGAAGGACGGCACGATCGTCGCCTGGGGCGATAATCGTTACAGGCAGACCAACGTGCCTGCTGGCCCCTACCTCATTCCCTGA